A region from the Euzebyales bacterium genome encodes:
- a CDS encoding TSUP family transporter, translating to MSLELTPLVVAVIGAAAFLIGLSKGGVGGGIGPLITILVAVIVTPSHAIGVLLPLLMIGDLAAVWVHRADWDRHIVARLLPAATAGVVVASLFLRQTSDRGIEIFLAVLSVAFVSTASQSPSCAAPGCTPARGWPSPPA from the coding sequence GTGTCGTTGGAGCTCACCCCACTCGTGGTCGCCGTCATCGGCGCCGCCGCGTTCCTGATCGGGTTGTCCAAGGGCGGCGTCGGCGGCGGCATCGGACCGCTGATCACGATCCTCGTCGCCGTGATCGTCACGCCCTCGCACGCGATCGGTGTGCTGCTGCCCCTGCTGATGATCGGCGACCTCGCCGCTGTCTGGGTCCACCGCGCGGACTGGGACCGTCACATCGTCGCGCGCCTGCTCCCGGCCGCGACGGCCGGCGTCGTCGTCGCGAGCCTGTTTCTGCGGCAGACGTCCGACCGCGGCATCGAGATCTTCCTGGCCGTGCTCAGCGTGGCGTTCGTGTCTACCGCCTCGCAGAGCCCAAGCTGCGCCGCGCCCGGCTGCACGCCCGCACGGGGCTGGCCGTCACCGCCGGCCTGA